A region from the Lolium perenne isolate Kyuss_39 chromosome 4, Kyuss_2.0, whole genome shotgun sequence genome encodes:
- the LOC127294404 gene encoding obtusifoliol 14-alpha demethylase has protein sequence MWDRATMCAASSSSPAHLHPPSFCSAPGKPHCSPPLLPGAPPPYINPTSPTTPHSPPRSRSPLPTSPAARPAASVPTPPSPETTKLPAVPRMDLLAGATQPQWLLAGGALLLATLAFLRALLGAGAGKRAPPTIPAAPVVGGLLRFLRGPIPLIRAEYARLGPVFTVPILTRRITFLIGPEVSGHFFKGNEAEMSQQEVYRFNVPTFGPGVVFDVDYLVRQEQFRFFTEALKSTKLRSYVDMMVAEAEEYFSKWGESGTVDLKYELEHLIILTASRCLLGREVREKLFDDVSALFHDLDNGMIPISVIFPYLPIPAHRKRDQARARLAEIFSTIIKSRKASGQSEEDMLQCFIDSKYKNGRSTTETEVTGLLIAALFAGQHTSSITSTWTGAYLLKFQQYFAEAVEEQKRVMKRHGDKIDHDILAEMDVLYRCIKEALRLHPPLIMLLRQSHIDFSVTTREGKEYDIPKGHIVATSPAFANRLPHIFKNPDSYDPDRFAPGREEDKAAGAFSYIAFGGGRHGCLGEPFAYLQIKAIWTHLLRNFEFELVSPFPESDWNAMVVGIKDKVMVNYKRRKLVVDN, from the exons ATGTGGGACCGGGCAACCATGTGTGCAGCGTCCTCCTCCAGCCCAGCCCACCTTCATCCTCCCTCTTTCTGCTCCGCCCCCGGTAAACCCCACTGCTCTCCTCCACTCCTCCCCGGCGCCCCGCCTCCCTATATAAACCCCACCTCccccaccactccacactcacCTCCTAGATCCAGATCCCCCCTCCCCACCTCCCCGGCTGCCCGGCCGGCCGCCTCCGTCCCAACCCCGCCGTCGCCGGAAACGACCAAACTTCCAGCAG TGCCCCGGATGGATCTCCTCGCGGGCGCCACCCAGCCGCAGTGGCTCCTCGCGGGCGGGGCGCTGCTGCTCGCCACGCTCGCCTTCCTCAGGGCCCTcctcggcgccggcgccggcaagCGCGCGCCGCCCACGATCCCGGCCGCGCCCGTCGTCGGCGGGCTGCTGCGGTTCCTCAGGGGCCCGATCCCGCTCATCCGGGCCGAGTACGCGCGCCTCGGCCCCGTCTTCACCGTCCCCATCCTCACCCGCCGGATCACCTTCCTCATCGGGCCCGAGGTCTCCGGACACTTCTTCAAGGGCAACGAGGCCGAGATGAGCCAGCAGGAGGTCTACCGCTTCAACGTCCCCACCTTCGGCCCCGGGGTCGTCTTCGACGTCGACTACCTCGTCAGGCAGGAGCAGTTCAGGTTCTTCACTGAGGCGCTCAAGTCTACCAAGCTGCGCAGCTACGTCGACATGATGGTTGCGGAGGCTGAG GAGTACTTTTCGAAGTGGGGAGAAAGCGGCACCGTGGATTTAAAGTATGAGTTGGAGCACCTCATCATACTGACTGCTAGCCGATGCTTGTTGGGAAGGGAAGTGCGGGAAAAGTTATTTGATGATGTTTCTGCTCTCTTCCATGATCTCGACAATGGGATGATCCCAATCAGTGTCATCTTCCCCTACCTCCCGATCCCAGCGCACCGCAAACGTGACCAAGCACGGGCACGTTTGGCAGAAATCTTCTCCACTATCATCAAATCCCGCAAGGCCTCTGGACAGTCTGAGGAAGACATGCTGCAGTGCTTCATTGATTCCAAGTACAAGAACGGTCGCTCAACCACAGAAACTGAGGTGACTGGGCTGCTTATCGCGGCGCTATTTGCTGGACAGCATACTAGCTCTATCACCTCAACCTGGACCGGGGCCTACCTACTCAAGTTCCAGCAGTACTTTGCAGAGGCTGTAGAGGAGCAGAAGCGGGTCATGAAGAGGCACGGTGACAAGATTGATCATGACATCTTGGCGGAGATGGATGTCCTCTACCGGTGCATCAAGGAGGCACTCCGGCTCCACCCGCCGCTGATCATGCTGCTTCGCCAGTCACACATTGACTTCAGTGTGACCACGAGGGAAGGCAAAGAGTATGATATCCCCAAGGGCCACATCGTCGCGACATCTCCTGCTTTTGCTAACAGGCTCCCTCATATCTTCAAGAACCCAGACTCGTACGACCCCGACCGTTTTGCACCTGGGAGGGAAGAGGACAAGGCCGCGGGTGCCTTCTCGTACATCGCCTTCGGGGGTGGCAGGCACGGGTGCCTTGGCGAGCCCTTCGCGTACCTGCAGATCAAGGCGATATGGACTCACCTGCTGAGGAACTTTGAGTTCGAGCTGGTCTCGCCGTTCCCTGAGAGCGACTGGAATGCGATGGTCGTCGGCATCAAGGACAAGGTGATGGTCAACTACAAGCGGCGGAAGCTCGTTGTCGACAACTAG